One segment of Deltaproteobacteria bacterium DNA contains the following:
- the murJ gene encoding murein biosynthesis integral membrane protein MurJ, translating into MLSRIFGFIRDMVVAAFFGAGVATDAFFVAFRIPNLLRRLLGEGSLTVAFIPVFTEYLTRRSREEALELANTVFTVLSIILVIVSLAGVVLSPLIVWAMAPGFAALPRQFELAVFLTRMMFPYIFFISLVALCMGILNSLRHFAAPALSPVILNLCMIVAALSLRRFFDEPITALAIGVMAGGVLQLAMQWPFLIKMGVRLKPNVHFRHPGLRQMGRLLIPTLIGSAVYQLNILVGTILASLLPKGSVSYLYYADRVVELPLGVFAIAIGTATLPSLSEQASRGSFEELKRTLSFSLRLILFITIPATVALIMLRVPILSVLFQRGAFTASSSILTAQALFYYALGLWAFSVIRVIDAAFFALQDRKSPLKAAFVALLV; encoded by the coding sequence ATGTTGAGCCGTATTTTCGGCTTCATCCGCGACATGGTCGTTGCCGCTTTTTTCGGGGCCGGCGTCGCCACGGACGCCTTCTTCGTGGCCTTCCGCATCCCCAATCTTTTAAGACGTCTTTTAGGCGAGGGGTCCCTCACGGTTGCCTTCATTCCGGTCTTCACGGAATATCTGACCAGAAGATCCCGTGAAGAAGCCCTCGAACTGGCCAACACCGTTTTTACCGTCCTGTCGATCATCCTCGTGATCGTCTCCCTGGCCGGGGTTGTCCTGTCCCCGCTCATCGTCTGGGCCATGGCCCCCGGTTTCGCCGCCCTGCCCCGCCAGTTCGAACTGGCCGTCTTTTTAACCCGGATGATGTTCCCCTACATCTTCTTCATTTCCCTGGTTGCCCTCTGCATGGGCATCCTCAATTCACTCCGCCATTTTGCAGCCCCGGCCCTGTCCCCGGTGATCCTCAACCTGTGCATGATCGTGGCCGCCCTGTCACTGCGCCGTTTTTTCGACGAACCGATCACGGCCCTGGCGATCGGTGTCATGGCGGGGGGGGTGCTGCAACTGGCCATGCAGTGGCCTTTCCTCATAAAGATGGGTGTCCGGCTGAAGCCAAACGTCCATTTCCGCCACCCGGGTTTACGGCAGATGGGGCGTCTCCTCATCCCCACCCTGATCGGCTCCGCCGTTTACCAACTGAATATTCTCGTCGGCACGATCCTGGCCTCCCTGCTGCCGAAGGGAAGCGTCTCCTACCTATACTACGCCGACCGGGTTGTGGAACTGCCCCTGGGTGTTTTCGCCATCGCCATAGGAACGGCCACCCTTCCCAGCCTGTCCGAGCAGGCCTCCAGGGGCTCTTTTGAAGAATTGAAAAGGACCCTGTCCTTTTCGCTCCGGTTGATTCTGTTCATCACGATCCCGGCGACGGTGGCCCTCATCATGCTCCGGGTCCCCATTCTTTCGGTTTTGTTTCAACGGGGCGCCTTCACCGCCTCTTCATCCATCCTCACCGCCCAGGCCCTTTTCTATTACGCCCTGGGCCTCTGGGCTTTCTCGGTGATCCGGGTCATCGACGCGGCCTTTTTTGCCCTCCAGGATCGGAAATCACCTCTGAAAGCCGCCTTCGTCGCCCTTCTGGTC
- a CDS encoding DUF167 domain-containing protein, translating into MLPLKETRHGITFPVQVVPRASKCEITGLVNGLIKIRLTAPPVGGKANEECLRFLSKRLDIPGNRLSIVSGRTSRRKVIQVSRMGLDELAGLLKKIIPKTPMPDLFENGGKDEEP; encoded by the coding sequence ATGCTGCCACTTAAAGAAACCCGTCACGGCATCACCTTTCCGGTACAGGTCGTTCCCCGCGCATCGAAATGTGAAATCACGGGCCTGGTGAACGGCCTCATCAAGATCCGCCTGACGGCCCCCCCCGTAGGGGGGAAGGCCAACGAGGAATGCCTCCGTTTTCTGTCGAAGCGGCTGGATATCCCCGGAAACCGTCTGTCCATCGTCTCCGGCCGGACATCCCGCCGGAAAGTCATCCAGGTCTCCCGCATGGGGCTCGACGAATTGGCGGGGCTTCTGAAAAAGATCATTCCGAAAACACCGATGCCTGACCTGTTCGAAAACGGCGGGAAGGACGAAGAGCCGTGA
- a CDS encoding YggT family protein, with the protein MFVLGNLIAVFAKLLYYVLYIYMWVIIIRALLSWVNPDPYNPIVRFLYRATEPVLSLVRRKLPFGSTGIDFSPLVVILVIWFCQEFLVRTLFEISIRFR; encoded by the coding sequence ATGTTTGTCCTCGGAAATCTCATCGCCGTTTTCGCCAAGCTTCTCTATTATGTCCTCTATATCTATATGTGGGTCATCATTATCCGGGCCCTGCTCTCCTGGGTGAACCCCGATCCCTACAACCCGATTGTCCGCTTCCTGTACCGGGCCACGGAACCCGTACTCTCCCTTGTCCGTCGAAAACTTCCCTTCGGTTCAACGGGTATCGATTTTTCACCGCTCGTCGTCATTCTCGTTATATGGTTTTGCCAGGAATTTCTCGTGCGGACCCTTTTCGAAATAAGCATCCGTTTTCGATAA
- the proC gene encoding pyrroline-5-carboxylate reductase: protein MLQKKMALIGAGRMGEGLLAGILSRDLMKPEAITVFDRIADRLEELERTYGVRPAGDSRSAPAGADIVILGVKPGDIRELLGEIRGALGGKTLLISIAAGVSTASIEEALEKKTRVVRAMPNMPALIGYGAAALAPGRYAEKDDIATALEIFDAVGISVVVTEDLMDAVTGLSGSGPAYGFMMIEALSDAGVLMGLSREAARKLAAQTMLGAAMLCLEGQKHPAALKDMITSPGGTTIAGLKALEEGNFRATLIRAVEAATLRSKALGK, encoded by the coding sequence ATGCTGCAGAAGAAGATGGCCCTCATCGGAGCGGGTAGAATGGGAGAGGGGCTCCTCGCGGGGATCCTTTCCCGGGACCTGATGAAACCGGAGGCGATCACCGTTTTTGACAGGATAGCGGATCGTCTGGAAGAACTCGAACGGACATACGGTGTCCGGCCGGCGGGGGACAGCCGGAGCGCCCCGGCTGGAGCGGACATTGTCATTCTGGGGGTCAAGCCCGGGGACATACGGGAGCTTCTCGGGGAAATTCGCGGAGCCCTGGGGGGAAAGACCCTGCTCATCTCCATTGCGGCGGGTGTTTCCACCGCTTCCATTGAAGAGGCCCTGGAGAAGAAAACCCGGGTTGTACGGGCCATGCCCAACATGCCGGCCCTGATCGGTTACGGCGCCGCGGCCCTGGCCCCGGGGAGGTATGCCGAAAAGGACGACATCGCCACGGCCCTCGAGATTTTCGATGCCGTGGGGATATCCGTTGTGGTTACGGAGGACCTGATGGATGCCGTCACGGGGCTGAGCGGCAGCGGTCCCGCTTACGGTTTCATGATGATCGAAGCCCTTTCCGACGCGGGGGTCCTGATGGGACTCTCGCGGGAGGCGGCCCGGAAGTTGGCGGCCCAGACGATGCTGGGGGCGGCCATGCTCTGTCTGGAGGGACAGAAGCACCCGGCGGCCCTCAAGGACATGATCACGTCCCCCGGCGGCACCACCATCGCCGGATTGAAGGCCCTCGAAGAGGGTAATTTCCGCGCGACCCTGATCAGGGCCGTCGAGGCGGCAACCCTGCGCTCCAAGGCGCTCGGCAAATAG
- a CDS encoding Rne/Rng family ribonuclease, with protein sequence MKHHMLVNAVHQEQKRMATVDENGKLLEFNIQMSAKEPTTGNIYKGVVLKIEKGLQAAFINYGAQRDGFLPLRDVNPALVLGEGESSHDPTPGRPILRAGQQILIQVIREETGNKGALLTGFISLPGRYLVLLPHKESSGISRKIDGEEDRKRLKELVAQLKIEETMGFIIRTAGYNRTKQELARDYNVLSRLWQDITKTAKSVAAPALIYQESDFGVRTLRDYFTSEIEEILVDNVETFRKMRAYCKAVAPRNVRMIKLYKEKTPLFDKYNLEEQIQIIYQERVNLKSGGYIIINPTEAMITIDVNSGRASNKKNIEETAYKTNIEAAEEIARQLRLRDLGGLIVIDFIDMMDKKHQGEVEKVFKKALSLDRARIQLAKISKFGILELSRQKKQSTIQEISYTSCPFCKGSGVRPSLEYTALSAFRKLETQAVKGRVSEMKVCLPHEVAHYLLNQKRMGICRLENDYNLAILITGSSEVSWDTVSITATRREPPMEPPLPSPETAEAKVGDKASKDPPGQPKAGRTLTPPPTQTAGAPLAGPAETDDAAVIPAEAPKKKPRRRPRRHRQKTTERPDDGAVAAHANSDASPAVPDTLDQDITDQDD encoded by the coding sequence ATGAAACACCACATGTTGGTCAACGCGGTCCATCAGGAACAGAAACGGATGGCCACAGTTGACGAAAACGGCAAGCTTCTGGAATTCAACATCCAGATGTCGGCGAAAGAACCGACGACAGGGAACATCTACAAGGGCGTGGTCCTGAAGATCGAAAAGGGCCTCCAGGCGGCTTTTATCAACTACGGCGCCCAGAGAGATGGATTCCTTCCCCTGCGGGACGTGAACCCCGCCCTGGTTCTGGGAGAAGGGGAATCCTCCCATGACCCCACACCGGGACGCCCGATACTTCGCGCCGGCCAGCAAATCCTGATCCAGGTGATACGGGAAGAAACCGGGAACAAGGGGGCCCTCCTGACGGGTTTTATTTCGTTGCCGGGACGCTACCTCGTATTGCTCCCCCACAAGGAAAGCAGCGGCATTTCCCGGAAAATCGACGGCGAGGAAGACCGCAAACGTCTGAAAGAACTGGTGGCCCAGCTCAAGATCGAGGAAACCATGGGCTTCATCATCCGCACCGCGGGCTACAACCGGACAAAGCAGGAACTTGCCCGGGACTACAATGTTCTTTCCCGGCTCTGGCAGGACATCACGAAAACCGCAAAATCCGTCGCCGCCCCGGCCCTGATTTACCAGGAAAGCGATTTCGGTGTCCGCACCCTGCGGGATTACTTCACATCGGAAATCGAGGAAATCCTGGTGGACAACGTCGAGACCTTCCGGAAAATGCGGGCTTACTGCAAAGCCGTCGCACCACGAAACGTTCGCATGATCAAGCTCTACAAGGAAAAAACCCCCCTCTTCGACAAGTACAATCTTGAAGAACAGATCCAGATCATTTACCAGGAACGGGTCAATCTCAAGTCGGGAGGATACATCATCATCAACCCGACGGAAGCGATGATCACGATCGACGTCAACTCCGGCCGGGCCTCCAACAAGAAAAACATCGAGGAAACGGCGTACAAAACCAATATCGAAGCGGCGGAGGAAATTGCCCGCCAGTTGCGGCTCCGGGACCTGGGGGGACTGATCGTCATCGATTTTATCGACATGATGGACAAAAAACACCAGGGCGAGGTGGAGAAGGTCTTCAAAAAAGCCCTGAGCCTCGATCGCGCCCGAATCCAGCTCGCCAAAATTTCAAAGTTCGGCATCCTGGAATTGTCACGGCAGAAAAAGCAATCGACGATCCAGGAGATCAGTTATACGTCCTGCCCTTTCTGCAAGGGAAGCGGCGTTCGTCCTTCCCTGGAATACACGGCCTTGAGCGCCTTCCGAAAACTGGAAACCCAGGCCGTGAAGGGCCGGGTTTCGGAGATGAAGGTATGCCTGCCCCACGAGGTAGCCCACTACCTTCTTAACCAGAAACGCATGGGGATTTGTCGCCTTGAAAACGACTACAACCTTGCCATCCTCATCACCGGCAGTTCGGAAGTCAGCTGGGATACCGTATCGATCACGGCAACCAGGCGTGAGCCCCCCATGGAACCGCCCCTCCCTTCACCTGAAACGGCGGAGGCAAAGGTGGGGGATAAAGCCTCAAAGGATCCCCCTGGGCAACCCAAGGCAGGGCGGACGTTGACACCCCCTCCCACCCAGACCGCCGGGGCCCCCCTCGCGGGTCCCGCGGAAACGGACGATGCGGCGGTGATACCTGCCGAAGCACCGAAGAAAAAACCCCGTCGGCGCCCCCGCCGACACAGACAAAAAACGACGGAACGACCGGATGACGGAGCCGTTGCCGCGCACGCGAACTCCGACGCATCCCCCGCCGTACCGGATACATTGGATCAGGATATCACAGACCAAGATGACTGA
- a CDS encoding threonylcarbamoyl-AMP synthase, whose translation MLVSLHEQNPQMRWIKKAAEILRQGGIIIYPTDTVYGLGCDLFNKKGIEKIYDIKRRDRKKPLSFICSDLKDISRYAQVSDFAYKIMKRLLPGPYTFILKASRVVPKIIIPKRHTTGIRVPDNRICMALVEELGHPIISTSVKNEEGEFITEPQEMEKKFRHVVDLVLDGGIVSPAPSSVLNLVDDVVEVIRIGKGDVSAFQ comes from the coding sequence ATGCTGGTTTCTCTGCACGAGCAAAACCCCCAGATGCGCTGGATCAAGAAGGCGGCGGAAATCCTGCGGCAGGGGGGTATCATAATCTATCCGACCGATACGGTGTACGGTCTCGGCTGCGATCTGTTCAACAAAAAGGGAATCGAAAAAATTTACGACATCAAGAGGAGAGATCGCAAGAAACCTCTCAGTTTTATATGTTCCGACCTGAAGGATATCAGTCGATACGCCCAAGTTTCCGATTTTGCTTATAAAATCATGAAACGGCTCCTGCCCGGCCCCTACACGTTCATTCTTAAGGCATCGCGGGTCGTCCCCAAAATCATCATCCCCAAAAGACACACAACGGGTATCCGTGTCCCGGACAACCGCATCTGCATGGCCCTGGTGGAAGAACTGGGGCATCCGATCATCAGCACCAGCGTCAAAAACGAGGAAGGTGAATTCATCACGGAACCTCAGGAAATGGAAAAAAAATTCCGTCATGTCGTGGATCTGGTCCTCGACGGCGGCATAGTCTCTCCGGCCCCCTCCAGTGTGCTCAACCTGGTCGACGACGTCGTGGAGGTTATCAGAATCGGCAAAGGCGATGTAAGCGCCTTCCAATAA